From one [Ruminococcus] lactaris ATCC 29176 genomic stretch:
- the coaD gene encoding pantetheine-phosphate adenylyltransferase — translation MLRAIYPGSFDPVTYGHYDIICRSCKIVDELIVGVLNNKAKMPLFSVEERVKMLKEVTKDLPNVRIIPFDGLLVDFAERMDADMVIRGLRAITDFEYELQMSQTNHKLSPNVETMFLTTSIEYSYLSSTTVREIAAFGGDVTQFVPQAVAVELEKKMKEKGECN, via the coding sequence ATGTTAAGAGCGATTTATCCGGGAAGCTTTGACCCGGTTACATACGGACATTATGATATCATCTGCAGATCCTGTAAAATCGTGGACGAACTCATTGTCGGAGTATTGAATAATAAAGCGAAAATGCCGTTGTTTTCTGTTGAAGAACGTGTTAAAATGTTAAAGGAAGTGACAAAGGATCTGCCAAATGTCAGGATCATTCCGTTTGACGGACTTCTGGTGGATTTTGCCGAACGAATGGACGCAGACATGGTAATAAGGGGACTTCGTGCAATTACGGATTTTGAGTATGAACTTCAGATGTCTCAGACGAATCATAAACTCAGTCCGAATGTTGAAACCATGTTTCTGACGACCAGTATTGAATATTCTTACCTCAGTTCAACTACTGTACGGGAGATTGCAGCCTTTGGCGGAGATGTTACTCAGTTCGTACCACAGGCCGTTGCAGTTGAGCTTGAAAAGAAGATGAAAGAAAAAGGAGAGTGTAACTGA
- the rsmD gene encoding 16S rRNA (guanine(966)-N(2))-methyltransferase RsmD yields the protein MRVIAGSARSLKLKTLEGIDTRPTTDRIKETLFNMIAPYLYDCEFLDLFAGSGGIGIEALSRGAKEAVFVEKNPKAMECIKENLKFTRLEKKGITLTKDVLNALYQLEGDKVFDYIFMDPPYDQELEKQVLKYLAGSSLVYEDTVIIVEASLNTDFSYIGELGFSLIKEKRYKTNKHVFLEKAGKEEIC from the coding sequence ATGAGAGTAATTGCCGGCAGTGCCAGAAGTCTGAAACTGAAGACTCTGGAAGGAATAGATACAAGACCAACCACCGACAGGATCAAGGAGACCCTGTTCAATATGATCGCTCCTTATCTGTATGACTGCGAATTTCTGGATCTGTTTGCGGGAAGCGGAGGGATTGGGATCGAGGCTCTCAGCCGCGGAGCAAAAGAAGCCGTCTTTGTAGAAAAAAATCCCAAAGCAATGGAGTGTATCAAAGAAAATTTGAAGTTTACCAGGCTGGAGAAAAAGGGGATCACACTGACCAAAGATGTGCTGAATGCACTGTACCAGTTAGAAGGAGATAAGGTTTTTGATTATATTTTTATGGATCCGCCTTATGATCAGGAACTGGAAAAGCAGGTACTGAAATATCTCGCCGGTTCCTCACTCGTCTATGAAGATACCGTGATCATCGTAGAAGCCTCACTGAATACTGATTTCTCGTATATCGGGGAACTTGGCTTTTCTCTCATCAAAGAAAAAAGATATAAGACGAACAAGCACGTCTTTTTGGAAAAAGCCGGAAAGGAAGAAATATGTTAA
- a CDS encoding alpha/beta-type small acid-soluble spore protein → MASRSSNKAAVPEAKGALDKFKYEVATELGVPLTDGYNGDLTSKQNGSVGGYMVKKMIEQQEKQMAGK, encoded by the coding sequence ATGGCAAGTCGTTCATCTAACAAAGCAGCAGTGCCTGAAGCAAAAGGCGCACTCGACAAGTTCAAGTACGAGGTAGCAACAGAGCTGGGAGTACCGTTGACAGACGGATACAACGGCGACCTGACATCCAAACAGAACGGATCTGTCGGTGGATATATGGTAAAGAAAATGATCGAGCAGCAGGAAAAGCAGATGGCAGGAAAATAA
- the recG gene encoding ATP-dependent DNA helicase RecG: MNKNAGISTLKGIGEKTEKLFLKLGVATVDDLLHYYPRTYEIFGPPVPVSEVQEGHICTVSGAVFGRIQVSGTKNMQVTTLYLKDLTGTLKVIWFRMPFLRNTLGRSGPVILRGRVVRKRDGLVMEHPQIYDPAARYNEKLHSMQPVYGLTAGLTNNAIIKAVRQALESNSIPEDFLPEELETAYNFPPYEAALYEMHFPHSKETFIEARRRFVFEEFLTFVLSLRYVKESGERMKNHFTMKQQPAIDTFLQSLPYELTAAQMRVWNEIQKEMTGDYVMSRLVQGDVGSGKTIVAFLGLLLSGLNGYQGALMAPTEVLARQHYEKISGMLEHYGLPLKAELLTGSMTAKQKREAYVRIESGSSSIIIGTHALIQEKVNYRNLALVITDEQHRFGVRQREQLAGKGLTPHILVMSATPIPRTLGIILYGDLDISVINELPMNRLPIKNCVVDTGYRPKAYAFIRQQTELGRQCYVICPMVEESENLDAENVTDYSQMLQEILGPSIRVGYLHGKMKEKEKDEIMTAFGRNEIQVLVSTTVVEVGIDVPNATVIMIENAERFGLAQLHQLRGRVGRGKYQSYCIFMTASRSKETKERLEILNHSNDGFYIANEDLRLRGPGDLFGIRQSGVLDFKIADVFQDAALLQEANAAAERLLLEDPDLSQEQHRKLKDHLQKKLKDLMLETTL, translated from the coding sequence ATGAATAAAAATGCCGGGATCAGCACGTTAAAGGGGATTGGAGAAAAAACCGAAAAATTATTCCTTAAACTTGGTGTGGCCACTGTTGATGATTTATTGCATTATTATCCGCGTACCTATGAGATCTTTGGTCCACCTGTTCCTGTCAGCGAAGTTCAGGAAGGACATATCTGCACCGTTTCCGGTGCTGTTTTCGGACGGATACAGGTGTCCGGGACAAAAAATATGCAGGTGACAACTCTTTATTTAAAAGATCTGACCGGAACTTTAAAAGTGATCTGGTTCCGTATGCCTTTTTTAAGGAATACATTAGGCAGGAGCGGCCCGGTCATTTTACGTGGCAGAGTGGTTCGTAAACGTGACGGACTGGTCATGGAACATCCACAGATCTATGATCCTGCTGCCAGATACAATGAAAAACTCCATTCCATGCAGCCGGTATACGGACTTACCGCAGGACTGACCAATAATGCCATCATCAAAGCTGTCCGTCAGGCACTGGAAAGTAATTCCATACCCGAAGATTTTCTTCCTGAAGAACTGGAAACTGCTTACAATTTCCCACCTTATGAGGCAGCACTGTATGAAATGCATTTTCCACATTCCAAAGAGACTTTTATTGAAGCAAGAAGACGCTTTGTCTTTGAAGAATTTCTCACCTTTGTCCTTTCACTGCGATATGTAAAAGAATCCGGAGAACGGATGAAAAATCACTTTACTATGAAGCAGCAGCCTGCCATCGATACATTTCTCCAGTCTCTTCCCTATGAACTGACTGCTGCCCAGATGCGGGTATGGAATGAAATCCAGAAAGAGATGACCGGAGACTATGTCATGTCCCGCCTGGTACAGGGAGATGTCGGTTCAGGTAAGACAATCGTGGCATTTTTAGGGCTTCTGCTTTCCGGACTCAACGGCTATCAGGGTGCATTAATGGCTCCGACAGAAGTGCTTGCCCGGCAGCACTACGAAAAAATTTCCGGGATGCTGGAACACTATGGCCTTCCTCTTAAAGCAGAACTTCTGACCGGATCTATGACTGCAAAGCAGAAGCGTGAAGCCTATGTCCGGATCGAATCCGGTTCTTCTTCTATTATCATTGGAACCCATGCACTGATCCAGGAAAAAGTGAACTACAGAAACCTTGCCTTAGTCATCACAGATGAGCAGCACCGCTTTGGTGTCAGACAACGGGAACAACTCGCAGGCAAAGGACTTACACCACATATTCTCGTCATGAGTGCAACACCTATTCCACGAACCCTGGGAATCATTCTTTACGGAGATCTCGATATTTCCGTGATCAATGAACTCCCTATGAACCGTCTTCCGATCAAAAACTGCGTGGTTGATACAGGCTACCGTCCAAAAGCTTACGCTTTTATCAGGCAGCAGACAGAACTGGGGCGGCAGTGCTATGTAATCTGCCCTATGGTAGAAGAAAGCGAAAATCTGGATGCTGAAAATGTTACCGATTACAGTCAGATGCTTCAGGAGATCCTTGGGCCTTCCATCCGTGTCGGCTATCTGCATGGAAAAATGAAAGAAAAAGAAAAAGATGAGATCATGACTGCTTTTGGACGGAATGAGATCCAGGTTCTTGTATCCACAACCGTTGTAGAAGTCGGTATCGATGTGCCAAATGCAACCGTCATTATGATTGAAAATGCAGAACGCTTCGGTCTTGCCCAGCTCCATCAGCTCCGCGGGCGGGTTGGCCGTGGGAAATATCAGTCCTACTGCATTTTCATGACCGCCTCCAGGTCAAAAGAGACAAAAGAACGGCTGGAGATCCTGAATCATTCCAATGATGGTTTTTATATTGCAAATGAAGATCTCCGTCTCCGCGGACCGGGAGATCTGTTCGGTATACGGCAAAGCGGGGTGCTTGATTTTAAGATTGCTGACGTTTTTCAGGACGCAGCACTGTTGCAGGAAGCAAATGCCGCTGCTGAAAGACTTCTTCTCGAAGACCCGGATCTTTCCCAGGAGCAGCACCGGAAACTGAAAGATCATTTGCAGAAGAAGCTGAAAGATCTCATGCTTGAGACAACGCTGTAA
- a CDS encoding DAK2 domain-containing protein translates to MAVKTINTEMLQKMFLAGAANLEAKKEIINELNVFPVPDGDTGTNMTLTIMSAAKEVKALENPNMLAIAKAISSGSLRGARGNSGVILSQLLRGFTKEIREHDEIDTSILARACERATATAYKAVMKPKEGTILTVAKGASQKAAELAETTDDLDTFISEVIAYAQEVLSKTPEMLPVLKEAGVVDSGGQGLLEVLHGAYDAFLGKEIDYSAIEATSGTTMVKPGQQAETDIKFGYCTEFIIMLEKEFTSKDEAEFKAYLESIGDSIVCVADDDVVKIHVHTNDPGLAIQKALTFGQLSRMKIDNMREEHQEKLIKDAEKVAAQQAENKKKEPRKPVGFITVSIGDGMNDIFKELGVDYIIEGGQTMNPSTEDMLTAIDHVNADHIFILPNNKNIILAANQAQSLTEDKDIIVIPTKTVPQGITAIINYMPEADVDTNIDAMNEGIKAVKTGQVTYAVRDTRIDDKEIHEGDIMGIGDAGILAVGQSVEETTKEMLADLVDEDTELISLYYGQDVLAEDAERFSAEIEELYPDVDVDVHSGGQPIYYYVLSVE, encoded by the coding sequence GTGGCAGTTAAGACGATAAATACAGAGATGCTTCAGAAGATGTTCCTTGCAGGTGCAGCCAATCTTGAAGCAAAGAAGGAGATCATCAACGAACTGAACGTATTTCCTGTTCCAGACGGAGATACAGGTACAAATATGACGCTGACGATCATGTCAGCAGCAAAAGAAGTAAAAGCTTTAGAGAATCCGAATATGCTTGCCATTGCAAAAGCAATTTCATCTGGATCACTGAGAGGTGCCCGCGGAAATTCGGGTGTCATCCTTTCCCAGCTTCTTCGCGGATTCACAAAAGAGATCCGTGAACATGATGAGATTGATACATCCATTCTCGCAAGAGCATGTGAGCGTGCGACAGCCACTGCATATAAGGCAGTTATGAAGCCGAAAGAAGGAACGATCCTTACGGTTGCAAAGGGAGCTTCCCAGAAAGCGGCAGAACTCGCTGAGACGACAGACGATCTGGATACTTTCATTTCAGAGGTAATCGCTTATGCCCAGGAGGTTCTTTCCAAGACTCCTGAGATGCTGCCTGTCTTAAAAGAAGCCGGTGTGGTTGATTCCGGTGGTCAGGGACTTCTTGAGGTACTGCATGGTGCATACGATGCTTTCCTCGGAAAAGAGATTGATTATTCTGCAATCGAGGCCACTTCCGGAACTACAATGGTAAAACCAGGACAGCAGGCTGAGACAGATATTAAATTTGGATACTGCACAGAGTTTATCATTATGCTTGAGAAGGAGTTCACTTCAAAAGATGAGGCTGAATTCAAGGCATATCTTGAGTCTATCGGCGATTCTATCGTATGCGTGGCAGATGACGATGTCGTTAAGATCCATGTTCATACGAACGATCCGGGACTTGCCATCCAGAAAGCACTTACATTTGGACAGCTTTCCCGTATGAAGATCGACAATATGCGGGAAGAGCATCAGGAAAAGCTGATCAAGGACGCTGAAAAAGTTGCAGCACAGCAGGCTGAAAATAAAAAGAAAGAGCCACGTAAACCGGTTGGATTTATCACCGTATCCATCGGTGACGGTATGAACGATATTTTCAAAGAGCTTGGAGTTGACTATATTATTGAAGGTGGTCAGACAATGAATCCGAGTACCGAAGATATGCTGACAGCGATTGACCATGTGAATGCAGATCATATCTTTATTCTGCCGAACAATAAAAATATCATCCTTGCTGCAAATCAGGCTCAGTCCCTGACAGAAGATAAGGATATTATCGTAATTCCAACCAAGACAGTACCACAGGGAATTACTGCCATCATCAATTATATGCCGGAAGCTGATGTTGATACGAATATCGATGCTATGAATGAAGGCATTAAAGCTGTTAAGACAGGACAGGTAACCTATGCAGTCCGCGATACACGAATCGATGATAAAGAGATCCATGAGGGAGATATCATGGGAATCGGTGATGCCGGAATCCTTGCTGTCGGACAGTCTGTCGAAGAGACCACAAAAGAGATGCTTGCTGATCTTGTTGATGAAGATACAGAACTGATCAGCCTTTACTATGGTCAGGATGTTCTGGCTGAAGATGCAGAACGTTTTTCAGCAGAAATCGAGGAGCTTTATCCTGATGTAGACGTAGATGTTCATTCTGGCGGACAGCCGATCTATTATTACGTTCTGTCTGTTGAATAA
- a CDS encoding Asp23/Gls24 family envelope stress response protein, with protein sequence MKGSMSTDLGIITVSPDVIAKYAGSVAIECFGIVGMAAVNVKDGLVHLLKRESLTRGIKVGISDENILTLNFHVIVSYGVNILSVSDNLMSNVKYKVEEFTGMKVGKINIFVEGVRVID encoded by the coding sequence ATGAAGGGTAGTATGAGCACAGATCTTGGTATCATTACTGTTAGTCCTGATGTCATTGCGAAGTATGCCGGATCTGTAGCGATCGAATGCTTTGGTATCGTAGGTATGGCTGCTGTCAATGTAAAAGATGGGCTGGTGCATCTTTTAAAAAGAGAAAGTCTCACGAGAGGAATTAAAGTCGGAATTTCTGATGAGAATATTCTCACCCTGAATTTTCATGTGATCGTTTCATACGGTGTGAACATTCTTTCCGTTTCGGACAACCTTATGAGCAATGTTAAATATAAGGTAGAAGAGTTTACCGGCATGAAAGTTGGTAAGATCAACATCTTTGTAGAAGGTGTTAGAGTGATAGATTAA
- the rpmB gene encoding 50S ribosomal protein L28 produces MAKCAICEKGAHFGNNVSHSHRKSPKMWKSNVKSVRVKTEGGSQKMYVCTSCLKSGRVERA; encoded by the coding sequence ATGGCTAAATGTGCTATTTGTGAAAAGGGTGCTCATTTTGGAAACAATGTAAGTCACTCTCATAGAAAATCACCAAAAATGTGGAAATCAAATGTTAAGTCTGTAAGAGTTAAGACAGAAGGCGGATCCCAGAAAATGTATGTATGTACATCCTGCCTGAAGTCAGGACGCGTTGAGCGTGCTTAA